AACTACTTAAATGCTGCATGCTGGAATAAAGCACTttcataatattatataaaaatgtatacatatattAGCCATAAGATGTTAGACTTTATAAGACATTTACTAATCAggctatttatatttatatgactAAAAACAGATCTTTAGGTGACGATGACTTCAACTGGGATGAaggtcatgtttgtttttcaaactttagttttcctttttctttaattattattattattattattattattattattattaattctggTGATTCAAtgtcacacacagtctttttTGTGCAGCtatcattattaatttatttcaaaatgtaaagATAATTTAACTGACACTAGTCTGCATTTTCATCAATGGTGTTTACTTTTGCTCTGTTTGCCAGAGTGAATCAGCTTCCAGTGTTTACCTGAAAAACATGTTTAAGGCGTGTGGTTTATTTACACTGCCGTTGTCTTGGTGCGATGACTGCAGTAACGGTCACCAGGCACAGGTTCcacattgtttttttctcccattCGTTTTCTTACACTTCTCTTCCCTTTTCCTTAGTTTTAACTTACCCTCCATCTACGATCTCATCCACGGCTAAGAAAAGGCCCTCCATATTTTCAAGTAAGGCTCTCTTCTCCACATTTTTCCTAACGCCACAAGACAAAAGAAGcattaaatgaaagaaaggtGAGGTCAATGTTGGAAAAATGTGCTGAGAGCAGCTGGAGCTCATTGTGATGTACCTGAGCATCTGACTGAGAGAGTCAAACAGACAGTTCAACACGGACATGAGCATtaactggaaagaaaaaaaaaaaaaaaaaactgcattaaaTGCACAAACAGAGAAGTAGACAGAGAGGTGAGAGAACGCGAGGATCGGCTTTCAGCGTTTACCTCGTTTTCGTGCGAGCTGCCGATGACATAGAAATACAGATCTATGTTGCTCTTGTAAACGACAGTAAGGCCTTCAAGCAAGGCGATTTCACCTGGTAAAGATCGGCACATGTTAAAAAGGGGAAGGCAGACATAATAGAAAGCCCGACTTCTCTTGTTCTGAAACTCAATCACTTactgtctgttctgtgtgtcttgttAAAGATGTTCTTCTCAAAAGCTTTCTGCTCTTTAACGGTAGGGTAAGTGTCGTCGTAATACTGAAAGAGAGATCGATCGGGTTAAAAGACAACTTTCTGAGATCAGATTCAAAATCCTTCAAATCAGTGATAGAATtttcagtttatagtaatagccatctgtatattatgttcatagtacataatataatacatatattaccattttatttcatttatataaacaccgtatatcctgcacttactgctattgcactctggttagacctaaaatGCACTtagttgccttgtacttgtacaggtgtaatgacaataaagttgaatctaatctaatctaatctattaagaaagaagaaagcacCATCAATGGCCACTGAGTCTGTATGGTAACGAGAGCAAATATATGAACAAACATATCTGTACTGAGAAACGCAAATACTCAACACTGAGGATGAAGAGTGctcatataaacaaacaaataaataaataagttttgtTTTGCATGATCTTTTAGGCTTTGAGCTtctgtttagtttttatttattatatataaagaacTGACCTGAGATCATTGGAATACAGTGTTATGTGTAATCCCACCTTGGCATAAAGTCTTTCTCCATCGTTGTCCATAATCAAGACAGCTTTCACTGTGTACAGAGAGGgttcctataacagcagcagGACCCAAAGTGTAAAAGGGAATCAAAGTGTTTACATGATTACAGCTTCTCTTTCAGCATAAAGCAAACCAAAAGTGCAAAGTACAAACATATTCAATCCTCTCACACTGTAGGACTAATAAACAGATCAAATATTATATCCTGCATCGTCCTTATAAACGGATCGGATTTGTATTATAAAAATGTGAAGGTTGATTATTTGACACTGAATTATTGCTATTCATAAACATGATGCATTATATTTCATTCCTGACCGTCACAACATTAAAGCATCACTTTAGTTATCAAACACAtctaataaactttatttagaTGGTTAAATATATTATCTAGATAGTTTTCGACGCCCTGTAAATCTTCTAACTCATCTTTTTAACCAAAATACTGCTACACGGCTgggggagaggaaaaaaaaaaaaaaagagttgtaCAAAGGCTGTGCCCCAAATGCCGTCACGTGGTACATCAAGGGCACTAAATAGGCACGAGCGCCTTTAGTTCCGACGCTACTTAGTGCACCTACACAGTGAGAGCAGAGCGGTTTGACACACAGCCAAAGAAAACTAGCCGGGCAGCTACATCAAGCTAGCAGGCTAACTATTTAACTATTCATTTTGAGCTATCTTTACAAACTATATGCGTTACTTTCCAACGGTGTTGCATTAACCGTGTTGCAAACTGTCAATAAGATCAAGAAATTTGTGTTACCAAAATTAGCGTATCCATCCTTCCAGCAGTGGCTAACCGTGTTCCCCGATgttagctggtgattttttttacttccgcCTGCATCATAGGGTGAAAGGTCAAATCGTAGACAGAAGGTACCACGTGTACGTTCTTCACGCCACAGTCACAGACGTCACACCACGCCACAGACTAGGATTGAAGTCACATGTATATTCGtgtattttttgctttatatattatattatttttaatattatatcatatattatgatataattttgttttaaatttttattattattattattattattattattattattattattattattattattattattattattatatgctttgtgtatatatatatatatatatatatttagtaggTTAAATAATTTGATAATTTAGCTTAAATGAATTTCTGTAtaaccataataataaaaaagctttaaaaaaaatgaccaacATATATTAGCCAGAAAGTGTTTACGTTTCTTAACAATTCTTTCATAGTTTTGAAGAGTTAAGACCACCGCTGAGATGAGGGCGACTccgtgaggatcctgagacatctagagatgttccagctccagttagactctgtgatactaaagaggagatgcaactccatgtggtctttgaggacaacaacgtcctcatcaatacaacatttatcagactgtataatttataatcacaccctccactgtcacccatatgaggatgaggttcccctttgtgtctggttcctctcaaggtttcttcctctaagggagtttttcctcaccacagtcacctgagtcacctcagatttgctcattggggataaatatatacacatttaaatatatctaatattaatcttgaaattttgtattatattaatctttattttattctttataataactttttgttctgtgtttatgttctgtaaagccgctttgagacaatgtcaattgtaaaaagtgctatacaaataaacttgaattgaattgaaatgaattcatAGGGACTTGCTTATCAGATGCTCCATATGAtctaaatctaataataaacagatttaaaaaaataaaataaataataacaacaaaaatgtaACTCAACATAGAAAAAAATGGCTAACTGAACTTTTGATGTTTGTAATAAGAAGAAGTCTTGTGTAAGAGCAGGTTGTAACTGTCAGTGAGTTTTTCAGACTTCAGGGCAGTTTctcagaaaaatgaaaaaaaaaacccctgatATTTGTCTTTTCaatttaaagaaagagaaaacaggATAATAAGAACTAACCTGCTTGGCACATGATCCACAAcatcaaaaacagaaagaaaaaaaagataaaaatcttgacaaatttttttttatgaataaatttGACTTTGTAATAGATAATAAATTGCTGTGTTACAGGAAGAAGTCACTTCTGGATGTGATGTTATTAGAAAACCTCAagtaacaaataaaagtaaCTCCACTTCACGTCAGTCCACGTCACACAACCTCGCTACTGATAATACGTTTCGCTTGTTTAATCTGTGCATCAGTATGTTTTTACAATGTCTGCTGACAATAATACTATTTAAACTCCACATCACTGTAGTCTGAAAATGCCTCTTTTGTTATATTGTGCTCCTCATCTGTTTAACCTGAGGTCCTGATAATTAGCTGGTGAGCTTAGTCAAGtgatgttgggtttttttttgtacatatgaCGCATCGCTACAAAGCGTTTCTGTAAAAAGGGTAAGGTTGTGATGATTCCAAGGATCCTGAGAAGACAAACAGTGAGTCTAAGACAGGCCCAAAATTTTACTGCCACCCCTGGGCCTCAGGAATGATGCTGCTATATCCTTAAAAATCttcagtttaaaatgtaatataatttaaGGCTCACATTCTCAGAAACACACGTCTGTGTCAGTCATGCTGATCTTCAAATCTATTACAGATTTAGTTGCATGGTGAAATCGTGATGTCCTGGGACCTTCCTGTCCCACTGTGTGGACAACCTAACCAGAGCTATTTGCTCATTCTAAGCTGTCTTTCCCCTATTGTATTTTTTCCATTGTGTCATTTTGGATTTAAAACCAACAGGCCATGACAAAAATAACCCTATAACCCTAAGTAAAGAACCAAACCACTTAGTTTTTACTGGAAGGTTTTTGCACAGACATTGGCACATACGCCGGTCGGTAATGTAGACAAAATGATTTTTGTGACTTGCCAGTTTTTAATTTGGACTTTCTTGTCTTCACTCAACCAATCTCCCAGTTGTAAAATGTGTAATAGTTGTCAGGGGTTAAATCAGGGCACTTAGGGAACTGGAGTTCCCCACTTTTAGTAGTTAAATGGTGAGAAATCCATAATATCAGTCATCTTCACATTTTCCTCTAACATGTAAATCtcagtttaattaaaatattagtcTAAAGTTTGTTTATGTCCTGTAAAATAACTCATGACTAAactacacaatacaatacaacacaacacaatacaatacaattaagtacaatacaaaacaatacagtacagacagtgcAGTACGACACGatacaatataatacagtatgataaaacacaacacaatacaacacaatacaacacagtacagtacaatgcaGTACAATACACATAATGCagtacaatacaacacaacataacacaatacAGTGCAACAcagtacaagacaatacaacactatacaacacagtataacataatgcaatataatacagtacagtacaaagtaatacaacacaacacaacacaacacaacaatacaacacaacacaacacaacacaacacagtacaaTACAACTAAatacactacaacactacacagcacattacaacacaacacagcacaatacaatacaacacaacacaatacagtacaacacaatacaagaaaacacaatacaacaatacaatacaacacaatactatacaacacaacacaatataataaagtacaataaaacacaatacaatacaacacaatcgCAGTACAGACCAGTACACAGTTCTGTAGGTGAATAAAGTGCAGCTGAAGGTGTGATCATCAGTTAGAAGCAGTTTGATAGCAGAATTTAATATAAGATAATTTTGTGataaattaagtataaaaaattaagtatatAATTGGAATAAAGAGTATTGACACTAATTCAAGTGgtagttttatattattattattattattattattattattattattattattattattattagttgttgttgtagtagtagtagttgtagtagtagtagtaataataataataataataataataataataataataataataataataataataataataataataataataacagtctcCAGTGTCTGCACATTGTGACAGTCATGCTGTTTCTTGTATTGCaggtatagatagatagatagatagatagatagatagatagatagatagatagatagatagatagatagatagatagatagatagatagatagatagatagatagatagatagatagatagatagacatactGACAGAGCACTGTATTGATCCAGGAAAGAACTTGATTTGTCACACCAAGCAATGCGACATCACAGACACCAAGTACTAACACACACTTCGACACTAAGACACACTTCTCTGGGACGTTGATTCTCACTATAAAATTATGATGCGTCTTTAGTAAGTTTATATCCCACCACCACACTGTTGATTCATTATTGTAACTGAGGGTCCTGTTGATATGACAAATAACCCACCGCAGGTCTGTAAACCTATAGTGAACCTAGTGTTTGTAACCCAAGTGTAAGAGCTGAGCATGGAGTGCAAGACTTGGTAGAGAAGTGTCTCTTACTCATAATGTAACTACAACAAATACGGTtcaatctaaatgtaaatgtgattgaATTTCACTGCACTCTTTCAACAGCTCTCGTGAGTATTCCTGTGAAACACTTTTCTAATTTTAATATCAGGTCATCATtaagtgatttgtgtgtgtgtttttattttttttattttaacaatgattCATAGGCCTCAATGACAAGAGTCCTGTCCAGAATTACATATAATCTCATCTGTTTTTCTCCCGTTTTAATTTAACGCATCCTCCTACAGGCAGCCTTAATCGGGCTGGTCATGTCTTCTGGGAAGCACCACTGTGAAAACCAATCTCCAAAGGGATTTTCCCTGCATGCACTTCACAGCTATTTTACTACTCCAGCTCCACTGACATCAGAGGTCTTTCACTCCATGCTCAGCCCTTTTGgttacaaacactacactcgaTATCTGTTTACAGACCAGCAGTGGGTTATTTGTCATATCAAGCAATTCGTGCTGAATTGCTCtcatactgttttttttccacgtTTAAAAGAATTACAGTATACTGCATGTTCTATgctataaagcttttttttttgtaaactctTTACGGCCTTCGTATAGATATTCTACATCAAATTTTACATGCAGCAGAGGAGTGGAAAGCCAAAAAGTTTCGCAATAAAGAGCTTGGTTTTCACAAGCTGACCACAAAGTGTATTTCGAAATGATCCTTTGTGTTGGAGAGACTATAATATGAAATGCCATGATGTGTCTGGTGAAAAGATAaactatttttaattaaaggtcAGAGGGTCAAAAGACGAAATTTTTgattggtgtttttttgttttgtttataccATATCGACTATATGGAGTAAACAGAACCTTAGGCTGTTAATTAACTGTATTGTAATATAGAGATTTCTAATTCTATCCTCAAATTATGtcaattataaatgtaaaaaaaaaatgggaaatgCTGTTTTAGGTAACTGATCAAAACGTTTTATTCCCCTACTGCTGATTGTGCTCTTGCtgctaatgttttatttctaaatcaaTAATTGGCTGTATATTTGTCATCcattatttctgtaaaataggaacattataaaaacatttaaaaaaaacaatatattaatgCCTTATCAACTTGCAGGAAGACTTAAAACGTACTTTGCTCTTTTTGCAGGTTGAACTTAAGGCACTTGGATTTTGTTTCTCCGATATtggaatatatattaataaacatatttatttaccttttgaacattattattactttttaaagatgtaaattgttgttgtgttttgtgatcTTGTGCTGCCTTCTTGACCGGATCACTCTGGAAATAAAGATTTAATCTCAATGAGTTTTTATATACTCTATAAATTGTTGTTCAATCATCAGACTCtagtttattttctctcttgaatgaataatttacagGCAAACCACAAATCCTTATATCTGGAAGACTCGTCCCTACAccacagctttacctctgactgctATAAATCCCTGaccctggagactccttccacagaTGCTACGTAAACATGCTATCATCGGGAAACGAACCATCTCGGCAATAACTCGTTTCCGTGGCTCgttcatgtgtgtttttacagtgCGTTAATACAAACCTGTGATATGCCTCAGCCTTTCAGCAACTACTTCTGTTAACATATTTTGACCAATCAGCTTCCAGAACTTTCCAGCTCTGAGGTAAATAATGTTCGTTATCGCTTTGTGGCCTGACCTATAAGATGTTCTTGAGTAATTATTCAGTGACACATTTCTGTTTCTAGAGCACAACAGATTCAAACTGAAACAATGACAGCGAGGTAAAGGGCACGCCGTCAGTTTCAGTTTAAAGTCATATTGTTACTTAAAGTCTTTTTGTTATTGAGGTCTGATTGTTATCACGTTACTTATTAACgtttctttccaaaaaaaatctttccaaGGCATTTCGTATGTTCAACTTTTAATTTAGAAACAAATAACGAAGGACTCCACGTTTCTTTAAGACATGGCCGGCTGCAGGTTGCTGTCGGTATAAGAGTCTGGCGATGCGATGACATTTAATGCCTGATGACTAAAATCTTGATGACATGATTATGACATGACTAATATGCAGAAAACAGTGAGAGCAAAATACAGCACACGGATGACATTTTATGTATAAAGTATTAATACGACCACTGAAATGATTTTTACATTTGGACTCAatctaattatattttttatttatgtatgacctcattctttttattttaattgtgtgtgtatatacacatcaTAGTCCAGGTTTTGTATTTCTCTGGGCTGTGTAGTAGTTGAAAGATATTCTAattgcttaaaataaaataaataaataaataaacaaacaaataaatagatagatagatagatagatagatagatagatagatagatagatagatagatagatagatagatagatagatagatagatagatagattacaaATGGATTCGCTTTTGATTAAACCAAGTAAATGTTTCTctgatttaataaaaatcttttaatttcATGTGACGTATTGTTGCGATTACTGTAAACGGCATTGTTTATCTGATATGGTTATATCTCTTtaccaaaaaatattttatctcACTGCATTATAAACATTCAATTCTTTCTTTAACGATGATTATTTTGTAAGAAAAAGATTTCATTGCTCTTGCTTCACTCGCAAATTCATCGTTGGGATTCTAAGAAGGGTGCAGTtaagagaaatacattttcataagAATGGTTCTCACTGTACAACCTACTGAAGCCTCTGAGCCAAAGGAGGAACCTGTACCCACAGATGTATTGCATACAGTAGCGATGTCTCAATAGGAATGAAGATAAAATGAAGTGATAGTCAAAGATCTTTCGAAATGTCATATTTTATCTCTTCGTGCAGACAAGTGTGTGTCCATTGAGACTTCTTCATACTATGGTGACTAAGTTATGAAGGTGAGGGCacttgtcttgtgtgtgtgtttagcagtAAACGAAGAGAAGACAGAGGAAAGGGGGATGTTGGCTGGCGGAAACACTGCCGAGCACTGATAAGACCTTTACTAGAAGCTCCAGCTAACTGCTGTGGTTTCTGTCTTGAGAAGGGGGAGAGAAGAGCTGCCCGTACTGTCACTCGACCACTCCGTCCATCCCAGCATGCATTGCTGTTGCACAACGAtgtacacaacaccacacagcaTGTACGCAAACCCAAAGGTGGCAATTAACACAGTAAAATTACTGTACTGAAGTATCTTTGGTAACCTTTTACATTTCAAATGAAAAGGCCTCTTCAGCTGGTGGACCACAGTCCAAACCAGTGACCAGCTGCTGTAGAAGATCCTCTGTAATGTCTTCCACATTCACATACGTTTCTGAAAATTTAGATGAACACAGCTCATCTTTCCAGAGGCTAGCGGCATTCGACCCTTCAGAAACAGCGAGTTTCGTATGTCTTATCTATTCATGAAGTGCCACTATGaaccaaaacacaacaaattcaAACTGTCTTTTTTTCAGCCATATGATTAAGGCATTAAAAGAACTACCACAAAGTACTATCCACATTGTCAGTTCACTAATCTAAGTTAGCAAGTAACGATTTTACaaattcttgttattttttcagATACAGCATTGATCTCTTCATCTTTCAAAATGTTCTAGGGTAATCATCTGGCACctataatagtaaataataggAATTGCACCAAGTCCTAATAGAAGCCCACTGGGGAAGGAATCATGCTTTCATTTTAATCGACCAGGCCAGTGTGATTATTTACAGGGTGGCCAGATTCAGTTTGTTTAAAGATACAAaccacaatttatttttataggaaATAATCAGAATGTATTCTAATACATATTTGCAACTAAAGGCAACTCATTAAGTGTATGCAATGTAAAAGAGTTCTTgaggtaaaaaaacaacaactttgatCTAAAATATATTGTAAGGATTGAGAAAGGGATAGAGCGATTAAGTGGAACGTGGATAATGTTCATGTACTTCAGAAATGCACTACTAAGTAAACttgtttttgaaaaaatgtctgtgaaagaCGATTAAAACCTGTGAGGAGAGGAGAAGTAATTCACAGATACTTTGTAGTTGGGATGGATATTTTAGTGAAACATGGCAACCTCACCTGAACAAaggtttgacaaaaaaaaaaaaaaaaaacacagttcaaAAGTTGCTGCtccttttgtgttgtgtgttttgtgtacttTCATCAAAATTAatgattttattcttttcagATTTAACTCAAGATGAAAACCTAAACTGTACGTAGTTATAGAATCACtggaaacacacaacatacgcACAACTCCTGTACGCTTTTCCATGAGAAAAAAGTACAGTacggattaaaaaaaagcaagccaTGAAATATGTGAGATTGAATGTCAGTGGAAACGTCTTCGCATTACACGGATTATCTTACACTCTGAATTATTATTGCCtaggaaataaatgaaataaacttgaacacacatgcacatattttccatttttcccAGCAGAAGGCTAAGATGAACTTTCCCAACATGACCACAAACCAAGGAAACAAATGCTCTCATTGTAATTAGCATAGACGTTTTTTTTCCATGCATTCGAAAAAGCAGCACGTTCGATCACATCTATTTGTGAAATTCTCTCTCAGGCCACACGTATTTAGGTGCACACAACACCATTACACAACATACATAAAAATGTGGGATTGTTAATACGATTTGCACGGAGCGATGAGGAATAGTTTGGCGGGGTCACTGCGAGGGTGTGTGAATTCCCGTGGTCAGCACTGGGTCGAGCAATGAAGGATAAGTGAAGCCACAGGGGTGCAGCAGGAGATGGCCATTTTTACGgagaatataaacatacatatgGTACAATACATGAGTTAAAATGTAGAATAATATATatgactggaaaaaaaagcCAGAGGCAGGATACCCCGTGACCTAAAGTAAGCTGGAGTGGGTGTTTAGCTTGGAATGAGCTGAATCCCAAACCACTGCGGCCGCTGTAATAGCGAGCTGgctttatgtgtgtttgtaggtgggTGAATAGGGTGGGTGGGTGCTAGGAATCGGGCCTTGGGAAGTCCCATCTCTCTGATTACTGGCAGGCACGCACTCCTGTGAACGATGTCAGCCACCTACATCCATCACTGCGGTGCTCTTAGGCCACAATAAGAGATTTGTAAAAGTTATTTCGGGTCTCAGATTTATGCTATGAAATTTATACACTCCCACCACTTCTCAAAGCTTACACATTTTAGAAACCTCATTTTCCA
This DNA window, taken from Tachysurus fulvidraco isolate hzauxx_2018 chromosome 23, HZAU_PFXX_2.0, whole genome shotgun sequence, encodes the following:
- the copz1 gene encoding coatomer subunit zeta-1 encodes the protein MDTLILEPSLYTVKAVLIMDNDGERLYAKYYDDTYPTVKEQKAFEKNIFNKTHRTDSEIALLEGLTVVYKSNIDLYFYVIGSSHENELMLMSVLNCLFDSLSQMLRKNVEKRALLENMEGLFLAVDEIVDGGVILESDPQQVVHRVALRGDDVPLTEQTVTQVLQSAKEQIKWSLLR